Part of the Suricata suricatta isolate VVHF042 chromosome 8, meerkat_22Aug2017_6uvM2_HiC, whole genome shotgun sequence genome, tgtcccctccctctctctcacctctgtACTCCTTAGTTACTAAGCTCTGTTGATTCAATTTCCTACATCTCTCTCTAAtcacttttctcttctttattgtCTAGAATGCTATGCTGCTTCTGCCTTTTTCCCATACCCCTCAACTGGTCTTACTCCAATGCCTTCTCCAAACTTCCACCCAAGTAGTGATGTTTCTAAAACCTAAGCCTCAGTGAATTACTTTTCTGCTTAAAACTTATCTGCAAATTGTTATGGTCTAAATGATCAACTCCATGCTCCTTATTAAAGTATACAATACCCTTTCCTCCTCTGCCGCTTTCCCTGTGCAGACTATTCTACCCTCATTCTTTATGTCTTGTGCATGATGGTTGTACAAAACTCTCCGTTAGTTATGGTCCTTTGCACCTGCAACACCATCTTCttgaaaaacttttaagatctttgCTTAGctaatttttttcagcttttaagtTTCAAATTATATGTCCTCTTCTTGGAGAAGTCTAACTCTCAAAGGCTACCCAGGTGCTTCTTTAAGGAAGCACAGCCTATCTGGGCTCATATGACACTCTGTACTTACTCCTATCAGCACTTATTATTTGACTGTCATTCATTGTTCACCTGCCTCCTTCCTATGCATGCTTTTTGAGGGCAGAAATTTTTATTACTGTATCCCTAGAGCTTAGCACAGAGCTTTGACTGGTAGCACATATTTCTGACATAGTGCTAAACACATTGGGATGTGGTTTGTGCCtctattcttctgtttcttcaacCAGACTGTAAGCTTCTTGAAGATTAGGAATAGAACTTATCTGTCCTTGTCTCTTCAGCTCTTAGAACAGAACCTGATAggtagtaggtgctcaatcagTGTTTGTTGACCATTTGATAAATGACACCATGAGGAAGGGGATTTGATGGGAACTAATATTATTGAATTCCTGCTCTGTGGTAATCACAAAGCTAAGCCCTTCACACCTATTACATACTACTTCTCATGAGATCTCTTCTGATAAATATTATGTagattttacagagaaggaaaatgggctCAAGTAGATTAAATTACTTGAGCAGAAGTATAGTTGAAGCACCAAGACTTCAAGTCTAGTCTTCTGATTCCAAATCCCATGCTCCATTAGAACACACCACCTCCTATGGCACCAGAAACAAGGAGTCAGCCCAATTTTTAAGGTATAAACTAAACTTGTGCAGTCTTTAAATGGACCTCCCTCCTGTCATAAATTTCAACTGCAAAAATGAAAGGACTCCAAGGGATATGTTACCTTTGGGAGGGTATTGCCACCAGGTTGGGGGGATTAAGAGATGCCAAAGCtgcccttaagaaaaaaaaaagctattattcTGCTccattatagttttatttttttaatagtttattttcaaattggtttccataatacacccagtgcttctcccccacaagtgccccccaccatgaccatcacccccttccttccctccccctcccccttcagtccatggtttgttttcagtattcaatagtctttcatgatttgtgtccctcactctccccagctctctttcccccttcctctccctattattattatagttttagaGTAAAGCAGGAAGACTCCTCCCTTCATTTGTGGGTAAGGCCAGGACAAAGAAGAATGGTGAATAACTTTGTCTAAAATACCATAAGATGTAAGGAAGTTTCCAGAGGCTCaaaaaattcaagaagcacagacctgagtaaaatttttctaaaaattttaatgtttctggaGTCATATATCTTCCTCACATTTCTGACCTCCTCTATATCATAATGATCAAAAAGTTAAAGCACCAAAGGAAAGAGTTCtgagtgtttgttttttgagaagagGGACGGGAGAACTTCAGATTATTATCCCACTCTATAGCCAGTACTGGATCACTAgtcagttcatttttctttctgcagaTGAAGGAAAATGCAGAACTTTCCCTGGGACAATCACAGCTCCGTGTCTGAATTCATCCTTCTGGGCTTCTCCAGGGATTCCCAAATTAATGCAATCCTCTTCaacatcttcctctttctctacctctctacACTTGTGGGCAATGGGCTCATTGTCACCTTGATCCACTTGGACTCCCgcctccacacacccatgtacttcttcctcagtgTCCTCTCCATGCTGGACATGAGCTATGTCACCACTACTGTGCCCCAAATGTTGGTGCATCTGATCTGCCAGAAGAAAACTATCTCTTATGTTGGGTGCGTGGCCCAGATGTATATGTTTCTGGTGCTGGGCATCACTGAGGGCTGGCTGTTCTCTGTCATGGCCTATGATAGATATGTGGCCATCTGTTACCCACTCAGATACAATGttatcatgacctcatggctgtGCAGAGCAATGGTCTTCTTTTGTGGACTCTGGGGTATCAGCTGTTCCCTAGTCTATACAGTCTTCACAATGCGCCTGCCCTACTGTGGCCCCAATGAGATCAATCATTTTTTCTGTGAGGTCCCTGCTGTTCTGAAGCTGGCCTGTGCAGACACATCCCTGAATGACCAAGTAGATTTTATCTTGGGCTTTATTCTTCTCCTGGTACCCCTTTCCTTCATTCTGGCCTCTTATGTCTGCATCTTTGCCACCATCTTGAAGATCCGCTCAGCTCAGGGTCGACTcaaggccttctccacctgtgcctCTCACATCACTGTGGTCACCATGTTCTGTGGACCTGCCATGTTTATGTACATGAACCCTGGGGCCAATGCTTCCCCAGAGCGGGACAAGAAACTGGCTCTTTTCTACAATGTTATCTCTGCCTTTCTCAACCCCATCATCTATAGCCTTAGAAACAAAGATGTGAAGAGGGCTTTTCTCAAGTTAACAGGCTCAGGCAAGGCCTCTGAATGAGGCCACTGGAGCATAGAAAGCTCCAACCAGACCTGAAACCACACATTCCACCCCATTCCCTCCCATCACCCTATGGATAGGCATGAATCAGTGACTGATAGTTATGGGAGATAATATGTAAAGTTGGTGCCTGGGTGGGACCTGTTGATGGTTCCAGCAGCTGAGTTATCCTCAAACATCAAGAGATTCAGCTGTAGACAGAGTGCCAAGTCAGGACCTATGTCTGATTTGTTTCTCAGGGCTCAGCAAAGGGTCTGAAACAAAGTATCATTAACATTTGCTGATTAAATGAATGAGTTCATGAGGATTGAGCCTATTAAATCAACTCAGGATGGCCAGGACATGAAGACTGACAGGACTCATTATCAGTGACTTTATTTTATCTCAATTAGGAGCATGAACAGATCTATAGAAACATGtctcaagagaaaggaaaagttgcCTTAGAAATAAGATTCAGGAATTGGTCATTGTCTATCCAGCACTCTCATGGGAGTGAGGGTCTCAGAGTACATAGTGAGCCCCTGCTGtggtaaagaaatattttgagggTCTCTGGATATACAGATAAAACATCACCCAATCCATACCGTACTGGGTCAGAACTCATACTTTGCAGCAAACCATCACCTtgtaggattgttgtgagaagtTGATGTAGGTAAAGTTCTCAAATCAGTGCTTGATGGATTGCATGCCATTCTTCTTGTCATGCTCTACTTCTTTTTCCTAATACCACAATCAGCAAGCAAATGACTGAGATCATTTTAGCTTCAAAAGAGGGGCCATTCTACTTTCTAGAAAGGGATAGTTAACATTATAAATGAAGAAGTTGGCCTTTGTTTATACCTCATTCTAGTGTGGATTTAGTAAATGTGGGTCAGTCACCAAGAAGCCTATGAACTCTGAATTGGCAAAACTGTAGAAAAATTATGACACCCTTTCAAGGTATCAAATGAAGAGGCCCTGATTACAAACAGTTGGAACTCCTCAGATAACTTCATTGATATTCTCACATGATAgagctttttaaataaacatttgttccaATCTAAACTGAATAAGAATGGTGTTACTAGAGTACTTGATTCAAAAAGATACTGACAGGTTGGCAAGATATAATGATCATAGTGGGGCTGGCTTCTCTTACCAGTGTCAGACCATCTCACCCATACCTGTGGCCTCTTAGAGTACCTAGCACCTTGGAAGAGGTACAGAAAAGTTGCTCCACAGAATCTCAGGAATTCTATTGACCACACAGTATctatcatacaaaaaaaaaaaaaaaagcaggcaatgCTCCAGTACAAAGAAAGGCAAGCAACACTCTAGTGAAACTGGAATCAGAGAGGTTAGCTCACAAAGCCCCTATGACCTTCACTAAATCTCCTCCAAATTTTGCCTTCACTCTTTCGACcaccagaaaacagaagaggaaaaaggcagAAGTTCCTGGCATTCATTTTATCCTTCTCATGATTCTGAATTCCCACAGTTCATTGAACTATGCCAGCTTTTCCTGTTTCAACTTTGACTTTGAATTTGAAAGTCTAAATTACCTAATGGATACAAGTGACAGGTATTCAATGAAATGATGCCATGAAAAAATATTGTCAGATTCTCACTTTAAATGCgaaggaaatttaaaactattagCCTCTTTGTGATTAATATTAGGCCCCTTTAACCTCAGAATTATCAaaccttcagggcacctgggtggctcagttggttaagcctccaacttcagctcaggtcatgatctctcagtctgggagttcaagccccgcgtcaggctctgtactgacagctcagagcctggatcctgcttctgattctgtgtctccctctctctctgcccctccctgctcatgctctgtctctctctgtctcaaaaataaataaaacattttaaaaagttaaaaaaagaattatcaaacTCTCTTTAACTAATAGTCCTCAATAAAACAGTGATGGCTCCAATGAAAGTGATACAGATTCAATCCAACCATATGTCATTGGAGGTGCTTTGAACCCTGCtaagaaagtaataataattgtGGTATTAGTGGAAGTTATATAATTGTAACTTGAATTTGGAAGGAAAATATTTGGCCTTGCATTTCACAGCTGCTTATAGGACATTTGCCAAACCTGTTTTGGAAAGTAGTAAGGAAGGGGGTT contains:
- the LOC115299259 gene encoding putative olfactory receptor 2B3 translates to MQNFPWDNHSSVSEFILLGFSRDSQINAILFNIFLFLYLSTLVGNGLIVTLIHLDSRLHTPMYFFLSVLSMLDMSYVTTTVPQMLVHLICQKKTISYVGCVAQMYMFLVLGITEGWLFSVMAYDRYVAICYPLRYNVIMTSWLCRAMVFFCGLWGISCSLVYTVFTMRLPYCGPNEINHFFCEVPAVLKLACADTSLNDQVDFILGFILLLVPLSFILASYVCIFATILKIRSAQGRLKAFSTCASHITVVTMFCGPAMFMYMNPGANASPERDKKLALFYNVISAFLNPIIYSLRNKDVKRAFLKLTGSGKASE